The DNA sequence gagtattttttcgaaaagcttttatgttaaaaactgagaaaatatgaaatgttttgccttaaaaatccatttgagttgacttcggtcaatgttttaagcaaacggacccagatttGTCTTTTGATagtcccagtgggtccgtatcgttatttgggacttggacgtatgcccgaaatcgaattcggaagccCCTAGCCTGAGTTATCGCACTTTATTGAAATTTggaagttaaaggcttaatgactaagaaatgtttgaccaatgtttgactttattgatatcggtttcgtattttggttccggaacccaGTATAGGTctaatactatatttatgacttgtctgtcaaatttggtgagaaacgaagttggtttgacgtgattcggacgtccggttgtggaattagaagttcatgagttttcttgaaaatttcctttgatttgatgctaatttcgtagttctaggtgttattttggcaatttgatcgtgcgagcaagttcgtatgatgtttttagacttgtgtgcataattgatatagagccctgagggctcgggtgagcttCGGATAGGCTACATAGTGGTTTGAACTTAGAAAACTCAACTGGTTTTGCAATTTCTGGTGACTGGTgtttgatctcgcaattgcgagatcagtgttcgcatttgcgaacattcccCAATCCTGACGGCTCGCATTTTCGAGCaaattctttgcatttgcgaagagtactcGAGTCAGcataagttcgcatttgcgatcaagaggtcgcaattgcAGGGAGGccatagttcgcatttgcgaacaatacttcacatttgcgaagtggggccGGAGCAGGCTTTGTCCCATTTGCGATcaatttggtcgcaaatgcggaagatcaatgttcacaattgcgaacaagtcatcgcatttgcaatgaaagcagagatgggaaggacttcgcatttgcgatggtttcttcgcatttgcgaacccaaggtcataaatgcgacatctgcaactgatcaaaatgggacttagacgggattttggttcattctctcaaattttcaaaacaagaaaccctagaggcgatttttcaaagaactcttcttcctcaaatcattggtaagtgattctaatccattttctttcaatcttccactaattttcctaagatttcaacctaaaatctagtattttcatggtggaaattaggggtttgggtagaattagggatttttataaattgggatttagacctcaaattgaggccggattccaaaacaaattacataaccaggctcgggggtgaatgggttaTCGGGTTTTGGTCGGAATTTTGggattggaccaagcgggcccgggagttgacttttgttgactttttcaataatgacctaaattgaatcctttgcaatcgtgggtagttcctaagacttaatttgaatcgtttggttggtaatttgctagattttattggttcggaggcttgtttgaaaggcaaagttgtgattgagctttgagtggacctttggagcgaggtaagtgtcgtggttaaccttgacttgagggattaggacttgtttgtctatttgctacatgtttagatgttgggtacaacgtatatgtgaggtgacgagtacttctgcgttgttgtcgggttaaagcatgcgggtggggacttgttccttgtagtttattgcttactttgttcttgttatccatgcttagactagttgcttactaaattgatcgttcttatcgtgtttacgggcttttgtgataattgagtattgattccaaagttgagattggtattgtggaaccattgttgaagtaaggcttgttcttgttgattgtATCTCCCTACTATTACTTGTTCATTattatgtggtaagggagagtgttaatgcacgaagggtgatgccgtgtcatattgtgagtgttaatgcacgaagggtgatgtcgtgccatattgtgagtgtaaatgcacgaaggttgatgtcgtgccatattgtgagtattaatgcacgaagagtgatatcgtgccatgttatgagagttaatgcacgaagggtgatgttgtgccgcatctattgatttatattgtgaggtttagagtaaaaacacgaagggtgataccgtgcaattttcttcattgtgtttagttgttttcactggttaaaagcatgttgactaTTCTGGTTATCATTTTCGTTGTATCTCTTGTATCTTGTGCCtctttagcatgtccccctcctaatagtacatgtttagctgttattatTGTTTTCTTGTACCTATACTGTTATCTACACAAGTTTATTATGttggtgtcttgtcatagcctcgtcactacttcgtcgaggttaggctcgacacttatgagtacatagggtcggttgtactcattctacactttgcacttcttgtgcagattttggtaccggtcctagctgatcgtgaggcttagcagcttggacttgattattggagactcaaggtagatctgatggcatccgctgaccttggagtccccttctatctcccatattctactgtttcttttcattcagaacaattgtatttctttcagactctgtttgtagaaaatcttagatgctcgtgagttgtgactccagatctgaatTACATCAAatattatgggctttatgttattccaCATTTCAGTTTTAGCTTCTATTTAGCTTGATTGATTctgttattgaaattgactaaagtTCGCTTAAagaattctctaacgttggcttgcctagcaagtgaaatgttaggcgccatcacggtcccgaaggtgggaattccaagtcgtgactagttggtatcagagtactaggttgcctaggtctcacaagtcacgagaaggcttagtagagtctagaggatcgatacggagatgcctgtacttatcttccagaggctatgaagtttaggaaaaaatttcacttctattcttctctgtcgtgcgattctGTTCTCTCattgctaattgaactcttctacttttGTTCTCTCGttgatggcgagaacacgtactgcatcttcagctgagcagcagctagagcccctagtggcagctcctacgaggggcaaaGGTCGAGGCTGAAACCATGCCAAAGGCTGAGGCTggggcagagctcagcccagagctcgTGCAGCAGCATCAACAGTGGAGCCTTAGGTAGaatttgacgaggaggttccagcctagactgtttctgtcggaccagctcaggtcccggagggtttcatcgccaccccagtacttcaggacgctttggcccatttggtgggccttatggagagtgtggcccaggccgGTACATTTTccatggcaccaacagtctcacaggctgggggaggagcaaaaactcccactactcccattccagagcagatggctccccagtatcaggctccaacagcgTCGCCCGTTGGAATAGTTTAGCCGGTTGTTGCAGCACAGGCCGGTGATggaccagctatgtcttctgagggcttattgaggttggacaagttcaccaagctctttccatttcacttcagtggtgcaccttctgaggacccacaagattatcttgacctCTGCCATGAGGTTCTGCGGAACATGgggatagttgagaccaatgggctcgattttgctgtgtttcagatgacgggttccgccaagagatagTGGGAGGATTTTGTATTGACCAGACCGGCGGGGtcgcctactcttacttgggactagttctctcagATATTTCTTTAGAAGTTCCAACctgtcacactgagagaggattttcgcaggcagttcgagcgtttccagcagggcagtatgtccgtcactcagtatgagacccattttgtagatttggcccgttatactattcttctgcttcctactgagagagaTAGAGGGTGAGGAGTTTATTGaaggacttgctcagcctattaagttgcatatggctaaggagaccgggagtgatatttcttttcagacggctgccaatgttgccagacgagtcgagatggttcttacacagaggggaggtcaggggtctaacaagaggcctcgtcattccggtgggttTAGCAgcgcctcgtctggaggcaagggtacttttggtaggggccatcctcctaggccgtttcatttagcactccaggcatcctacTATGCTTcaagtggtcgtggccctcatatgccttatttcgACGAGctagtttacagtgcaccaccagctcctattagtgcagcTCTGCttcagagttttcagggtggttactcaggtcgacatggtcagtttcagggtcagcagtcacagcagccgacgtcctgttatacttgtggtgatccgaggcacattgctagattttgtccTCGTCCATCGAGCAGTTCACAGTATCAGGGTTCTTGTGCCATGGTCCCGGCACCGGGTGCTTCACcgcccgcccagccagctagaggtagggatcATATagctagagatggaggtcagaccattaaaggtagaggtcaggccactAGAGGTAGAGGCCGGCCAGTTAGGGCCTGTCCTAGtgatgtagttcagagtggtgggaccTAGCCCTGATGCTATGCTTTTCttgccaggcctgaggctgagtcatctgacgatgTTATCACAGATACTGTTTCAATTTGCAATAGAGATGCTTCAACTCTATTTGATCaaggttctacttattcctatgtgtcatcttattttgcttcatacttGGTTATGCctcttgattctttgagtgctcctatgtatgtgtccacacctatgggagatgctattattgtagatcgcgTTTATCGTTCGTGTTTGGCACCATTgggaatcttgagactagtgtaaatcttctacttctcgatatggtagattcgatgttatcttgggtatggattggctgtcaccttatcatgctatattggattatcacgctaagacagtgaccttagccttgctggGGTTGCTtctattagagtggagaggggcTCCTGGCCATTCTACAATCTGGGTTAtatcttatatgaaggctcgacgtatggtcgagaaggggtgtctagcttatttggcttatgtacgCGATTCTAGTGTAGAGGTTCCTACCATGGATTCAATACCAGTTGTCCGCGAGTTTCCAGATGTACttcctacagacctgtcggggatgccacccgacggggacattgatttctgtattgatttggctctgggcactcagcccatttctattcctctataccgtatggccccgccagagttgaaagaattaaaggagaagttgtaggatttgcttgatatacgcttcattagacctagtgtctcgcctggGGTGttcctgtgttgtttgtgaagaagaaggatggatcgatgaggatgtgcatagattatcggcagttgaacaaagtcaccatcaagaacaagtatccattgtcgagtattgatgacttatttgatcaacttcagggtgccaaggtgttttcgaagattgatttgaggtcgggctaccatcagttgaggattagggcattcgatgtccataagacaacttttcagactcggtacgggcattatgagtttctagtgatgtcctttagGTTGGCagatgccccagcaacatttatggattggatgaaccgagtgttcaagccctacttggacgcctttgtgattgtgtttattgatgatatcttgatctactcctgcAGTCGAGGGGAGCACGAGCAatatcttcggattgtacttcagactctaagagacagccaattatatgctaagttttcaaagtgcgagttttggttgtattcagtcgctttcttggggcacattgtatcaataaagggcattcaggtagaccctaagaagattgaggcagttcagaactggcctagacccacttcagccacggagatccgaagtttcttgggtttggcgggttattaccgtcggtttgtggaggggttttcatcaatagcagccccattgaccaggttgaccgaGAAGAGTGCCctgttcagatggtcagatgagtgtgaggcgagcttttagaagcgcaagactgcattgactatgGTGCTAATGTTGGTGTTACCTACAagtttaggatcttatacggtatattatgatgtaTCTTGTATTGgactcggtgcagtattgatgtaggatggtagggtgattgcatatgcgtcacgacagttgaaggttcatgagaagaattaccttgtccatgacttagagttggcagccattgttcatgcgctgaagatttggaggtactatctttacggcgtgtcgtgtgaggttttcacgaATCATTGGagcctacagtatttgttcaagcaaaaggatctcaatttgagacagaGGAGGTCATTTGAGCTATTGAAAgaatatgatatcaccatcttgtatcatcccgggaaggctaatgtggtggctgatgccttgagtagaaagtcagtgagtatgggcagccttgcgtatatttcagtatgagagaccgcttgcattagatgttcaggccttggccaatcagttcgtgagattggatgtttccgagcccagtcgtgttctagcttgtacagtcactcggtcttccttgtttgagagCATTAGGGAGTGGCAGTTTGATGaacctcatttgcttgtccttaaggacacatcACGGCATGGTGGTGCTAaataggttactgttggagatgatggagttttgaggatacagggtcgtgtttgtgtgcctaatgtggatggacttcatgagttgattattgaggaggcccacagttctcggtattctattcatccgggagccgccaagatgtatcaagacttgtgacatcattattggtggaggagaataaaaaggacatagttgcatatgtagctcggtgtctaaattgtcaacaggtaaagtgtaagcatcaaagacctggtggtttgcttcagaagttagagattcttgagtggaagtgggactgtatcactatagatttccttgttggactcccacggactcagaggaagttcgatgcagtttgggtcattgtggataggctgaccaaggcagcgcacttcattcctgtggcagttacctattcttcatagctgttggcagagatttacatccgcgggatcgttcgtcttcacgatgtgcctgtgtctatcatttatgatcgaggtacgcagttcaccacGCACTTTTGGACggtagtacagcgtgagttgggcatgcaggtggagctgagcacaacatttcatcctcagacggacggacagtccgagcgcactattcagatatgtGAGGATATGCTCcccgcttgtgttatagacttcggaggttcttgggatcaattcttgccgctcgcggagtttgcctacaacaatagctaccagtcgagcattcagatggatccctataaggcattatatggtaggcagtgctgatcgccagttggatggttcgagccgggggaggctcggttgttgggtacagatttagtacatgatgccttggataaggtcaagat is a window from the Nicotiana tomentosiformis chromosome 10, ASM39032v3, whole genome shotgun sequence genome containing:
- the LOC138900150 gene encoding uncharacterized protein, yielding MVLTQRGGQGSNKRPRHSGGFSSASSGGKGTFGRGHPPRPFHLALQASYYASSGRGPHMPYFDELVYSAPPAPISAALLQSFQGGYSGRHGQFQGQQSQQPTSCYTCGDPRHIARFCPRPSSSSQPEAESSDDVITDTVSICNRDASTLFDQGSTYSYVSSYFASYLVMPLDSLSAPIFDVILGMDWLSPYHAILDYHAKTVTLALLGLLLLEWRGAPGHSTIWVISYMKARRMVEKGCLAYLAYVRDSSVEVPTMDSIPVVREFPDSRGARAISSDCTSDSKRQPIIC